CTTCTGGCCGAGATCCGCATCCGCGCCGCGCGCAGCGAGCGGGTGCTGGTGACCACGCTTACCAAGCGGATGTCCGAGGACCTCACCGACTTCCTGTCGCAGGCCGGCGTGCGCGTGCGCTACCTGCACTCGGACATCGAGTCGCTGGAGCGGGTGGAGATCCTGCGCGACCTGCGGCTGGGGAAGTTCGACGTGCTGATCGGCATCAATCTCCTGCGCGAAGGGCTGGACCTCCCTGAGGTGTCGCTCGTCGCGATCCTGGACGCGGACAAGGAAGGGTTCCTGCGCTCCTCGTCGTCGCTGATCCAGACGGTAGGCCGCGCCGCGCGCAACGTGCAGGGGACGGCGATCCTGTACGCGGACCGCATCACCGGCTCCATGCAGCGCATGATGGAGGAGACGGACCGCCGGCGCACGCTGCAGGAGGAGTACAACCGCGAGCACGGCATCATCCCGCAGTCGGTGATCAAGTCGATCGAGGAGATCGAGAGGTCGACGCGCGTGGCCGACTCCCGCAGCACCAAGTACGAGGCGCAGCAGCAGGAGATCCAAAAGGTGGCGGAGCGGCGCGCGGGGCAGGGCGCCAGGAAGCCGGAGGAGATCCTGGCCGAGATCGAGCGCGAGATGCGCGACGCCGCCGCCCAGCTGGACTTCGAGCGCGCCGCCCTCCTGCGCGACCAGTACCTGGAGCTGAAGGCGGAGATGGACGGCGCGCGTCCGGCGCCGCAGCGGCGGACCGTGTCGCAGCTTCGGGGCTATGGCTGAGCGGGTCGCGGAGCTCTCCGAGGCCGCGCTGGTAGCCTGGGGCGAGCGGATCGGGCGGGAGGCGGAGACGCCGCTGGTGATCGCGCTGCGCGGCGACCTGGGGGCGGGGAAGAGCACGCTGGCCCGCGCCATCGTGCACGGCACGGGGGTGGCGGGGGACGTGCCCTCGCCCACCTTCAACCTCCTCTTCCGCTACGACACGCCACGCGGGGTGACGGTCCACCACCTGGACCTGTACCGCCTGGAGGACCCGGACGAGGTGTGGGACCTCGGATGGCAGGAGCTGGGCGCCGCGGGGGACGTGGTTCTGATCGAGTGGCCGGAGCGCGCGGAGACGATGCTGCCTGCGACCAGGTGGGAGGTGGAGCTGGAGGAAGCGGCCGGCGGCGACCTGCGCCGGGTCGCGGCCACGCCGGTCGGCGCCCCGCCCGCGCTGCCGCCGATGGAGGGCGCGCGTTGAACGGCCCGGTCCTCGCGCTCGACAGCTCCACGCTCGGCGGATCGGTGGCCGTGGGGGTGGATGGGTGCGTGGTGGCTGAGCGCGTCCTTCCCAACCGGGCCGGCGCCTCGGGGACGCTGCTCCCCAACGCGGACGAGGCGCTGCGTGCGGCGGGTCTGGCTCCGGGGGACGTGGCGGCGCTGGTGGTGGGGGGCGGGCCGGGGTCGTTCACCGGGCTCCGCATCGCCGCGGCGACGGCCAAGGCGGTGGTGCGGGTGCGCGGCGTCCCCCTCTTCGCCTTCAGCGGACTGATGGGTGCCGCGGCCGCTCGACGGGAGGACGGGCGAGCCGTGTGCGCCCTCTTCGATGCCCGCAACCGCGAGGTGTACGCCGGCTGCTGGCGCTTCGGGGCCGGCGTGGAGGAGGCGATGGCGATCGAGGCGCTCGCGCTTGACGAGCTCATCGAGCGCTTCCGCGACGATCCGCCCCTCTTCACCGGCGAGGGCGCGTGGATGCACCGCGACGTGCTGGCCGCCGCCTTCGGCCCCGAAGCCGTGGCGCCGGAGGAGGGGCCCTCGATCGCGGCGGGGCTCCTCTGGCTGGCGGGCGCGGTGCCGGAGCGAGGGCGCGTGGCCGACGTCGCCGGGTGGGAGCCGGACTACGTGCGCTCCTCGGGCGCGGAGCGCATCGCGGCGCAGGGGAGGGTGCGCTGATGGAGGCCTCCGTGCGCGCCATGCCCGCCTTCCGCATCCGCCTCCTGCGCGAGAGCGACCTGCCGGACGTGATGGAGATCGAGACCGCCGCGTTCTCCACCCCCTGGCGCGAGAACACCTTTCGCGGCCTCATGCGCCGCGCCGACACCGACCTCTTCGTGGCCGATGCGGTGGGGCGGGTGGTGGGATACGCGGCGTGCTGGACGGTGGTGGACCAGAGCGAACTGGGGAACGTGGCCGTGGCCGAAGAGGCGCGCGGACGCGGGATCGGCGGAGCGCTGGTGGACGCCGTGGTGCGAAGGGTCAGGGAGCGCGGGGCCCAGGAGATCTTCCTGGAGGTGCGCGAGTCCAACGTGGGCGCGCAGTCGGTGTACCTGGAGCGCGGGTTCTCGGTGATCGGGCGCCGCCGCTCGTACTACTCGTCGCCCACGGAAGACGCGCTCATTATGCGTCTCCGCGTTTGACGATTCTCTTGACACCGGGCGCGCGGGGGGAGTATCCTA
This genomic window from Longimicrobium sp. contains:
- the tsaE gene encoding tRNA (adenosine(37)-N6)-threonylcarbamoyltransferase complex ATPase subunit type 1 TsaE; the encoded protein is MAERVAELSEAALVAWGERIGREAETPLVIALRGDLGAGKSTLARAIVHGTGVAGDVPSPTFNLLFRYDTPRGVTVHHLDLYRLEDPDEVWDLGWQELGAAGDVVLIEWPERAETMLPATRWEVELEEAAGGDLRRVAATPVGAPPALPPMEGAR
- the tsaB gene encoding tRNA (adenosine(37)-N6)-threonylcarbamoyltransferase complex dimerization subunit type 1 TsaB, with protein sequence MNGPVLALDSSTLGGSVAVGVDGCVVAERVLPNRAGASGTLLPNADEALRAAGLAPGDVAALVVGGGPGSFTGLRIAAATAKAVVRVRGVPLFAFSGLMGAAAARREDGRAVCALFDARNREVYAGCWRFGAGVEEAMAIEALALDELIERFRDDPPLFTGEGAWMHRDVLAAAFGPEAVAPEEGPSIAAGLLWLAGAVPERGRVADVAGWEPDYVRSSGAERIAAQGRVR
- the rimI gene encoding ribosomal protein S18-alanine N-acetyltransferase, with amino-acid sequence MEASVRAMPAFRIRLLRESDLPDVMEIETAAFSTPWRENTFRGLMRRADTDLFVADAVGRVVGYAACWTVVDQSELGNVAVAEEARGRGIGGALVDAVVRRVRERGAQEIFLEVRESNVGAQSVYLERGFSVIGRRRSYYSSPTEDALIMRLRV